The sequence acccttgttcccaatAAAAAGTTAGCTAACTAGTTGATTACATGtgtgcattgtaaaagtacattcaatgtataatgaagtattcatttattatcaGCTTTACCAGTTAGGAACTGGAGGGCGGACATAGAGGGCAGAGCCTatatgaggtgtttaccactaacctaggagcctaagcgaaaatctttgggaAAAGTGACCCAATCTTGTAAGTgtttacaatgagccttttccacaattatgtcagaaaacaaaatttaaaccAAAGTTTATTGTGGTAGTGCCacattgcacactgaactgaaccttcATTAAGACAGTTAGTTTCTAATAAAGTTTAATGCGAAACGATAAGAATGAGTATGGGGAACTATCAACACttataaacacacaaaaacgGATCAAAACAATTGTACCTGTTTAAATTTCGATAACTTTCGCTCTGAGCATCATGGTGTGTTCTACTAAGAATAAAAATGTTCctcacgtgataaggattctaaaaatatacagtatgatgcAACCCGGGGTTACAACAAGATGGCGGCACCCATCTTTCACTGCTATGGTGAAGAATAACAATGcacctttcttcacttcaaAGTGTGTCAgttatgtgttttcttgtaaggTTTTTAGATGTTTGGGTAGAAGGGAAAGAGGGCTTTCATATGGTATATAGTGTTCcgtgttaattaatgggtggggtcctcaTGTGTTGCGCAAagatcacacaagccataaaatatCATTTCCTGAGGTTTTTCTGCGGTTTTACGAAATAACTTTGGTAAGAAAGGGTTAAGGGGAATCATATttgtttgcttacttaaggggaggagttgtacttatttggatgtaaattttttttaaaaaattccattccagtagtccattccactgtttatacactcctgtaccaaagtgaccatcaacatcttgtcttgcaataacagttattaaaatcacatatttacacataggtcagccaataactgGTGAAGAAACCATTAAACTAgatattgcccacccacttggtaaaccataaattacccctgctgacaagtgttaacatcataacataacctcaaagtatagacaacaccagttaataactggttaattggacACTGGTTTACAGCACtaatagcaatgtaattaccaaattacaaaataattcataaattaCGAAAtacgctaaattacagtattacaaatctaATAACAATAGCATGAATGTAAACTGGGATAGTATTTATtgcatgggtgcctggtttttagaggcagcataacatcaacttgttgtcAGTGTAATCGTCAATTATCTTGCTCTTTCCTACTGTCTATggtataattccaaaactaattacagtggaccctcagttATTCAAGCCCCAATGTATCTCAGAGAATGGTaaaggtgttcagataagtgaattgttcagataactgaagcccatacatttatatacagagctctgtggAATTACTCCAGAGAAGGTCGGAAATGCTTCATAAGCGCTACTTAAAACTATTTCGTTAATTGCTTAGTTTGTCTAGAGTTTCACGTGAGCCTCGGTAGTCGTAATACAAAACTGTTGAATGTTGGGGATGGCAGGGGGTTGTTAGCTATGTGGATTGTGCTTTGTGTCAGCGATACAGTGATgcattttgttttgtaaaagcacTTGGTTTTCTAGGTGAAATCTATAAACAATTGTTTGCATATAACGTTGTAACACTAGCCTGGTAACCATTCTTTAACTTAGCGATGATGCCATGATCATCCACATGTTTTACCTCATTCCAACCAtttgcataattcattttaattgTGCTAATTCGTTTCCTTCCTCCTCTGGaattactctaacagagcatacacttttactcaaaatactctaatagaacagtcatttacaatTTTGGCTAAGCAAgggtcagataactgagggtatACTGCTCTACAATAGGCTGAAACTGGTGATCTATTCCTTGGACACTAGAGATAATGCTAATGAAGCAAAAACTAAAATTTGAAAGTTTTACAGTGAACTAGGTAACTTTCCTGCGGCAGTCAcatttttattagctactaTCATTATTATTGTCTACAGGTTCATTTGGAGCAGTTCTTCCACCAACTGATTCTGGAGTATCAGTATAGACCTACCCAACTAACAACACTGGAGCAGAAGACACTGATCACTATTGGCATTAATTGTTAATATGTAGTGGAGATAATAtttttaattttcttttttgagtaatatattataatattgtacatAGTTTGACTACTTTTATTGATATGAAAATTATAAACAAAACATTTCTTATATTTATGATGTTGGCTCCCATTGTTGGgtgtacaatgaaacctctcttaacaaactccctgaattaaggacactGTAAAAATATAAACCTCCGTAATAAGGACAaagattttggtcccaacaggtctggttaatacatttttaaccgctgaaagaggaaaacctctatattacagcaaaaagtgaccaaaaattctgggtcctaAAATAGAGAGGTTCACTATTTACTGTAAAAATGTTCATTGTCAATACATTATTAAACACAATAGTTACTGCTTTTGCTTAATTTCAGGTTCAAGGTCAGGTGACTTACCTTTAGTGAGTACAACAAAGATTACTCTAACAGAATAGTCACACAATAGTTATCTGGTAATGGAATGttgacagtgttgggagtaacgcgttacgtaataatattacttttgtggtggctaagtaatataatgaaatacgctgtAAAATCagataatataactcaagttactttacttacaagtgtaaagtgttacctaagtaatatagttactgtaatattattactacaagtaacgaagttactaatcttgttagtaatccactgagtaacgcctagccacaacaaagtaatgaagcctactgaatgaagcttattcaccagcttcttacttataaccaactGCTTAGTCCTTCTCAATCTGGCTTCAGAAATAAAAGATCTACTGTAACTCTTCTGACTGAGGCTGTTGATGATTGGTCTCAATGTTTAGAACAACGAAACACTGTACATTGTCTACTGCTTGACTTTGCGAAGGCTTTTGATTCTGTACCACATGAACGCCTTCTGCTTAAGTTAAGTTCTCTAGGAATTCATGGTAAAGTACTGTCATGGCTTAGATTTTTTCTAactaaaagaaaacaaagagtaGTAATCAATGGTACTTTTTCAGATTGGGCCATTGTTACTTCTGGGGTTCCACAGGAAACTGTCTTGGGTCCACTTTTGTTTTTGATTTACGTAAATGATTTGGCTTCTGTTGTAAAACACTCCACTGTtaaaatgtttgctgatgatgttttaCTTTATGCTCCAGCCAACACTCTCAAGGAATGTTCTTCCCTACAAAATGACCTCACTGCCATTTCTTCTTGGACTAGTCGCTGGCAATTAAAGTTAAATCCCACCAAATGTGAAGCTTTGATGATTATTAACAAACGCAAACCAATTCCATTTACATACTCCATTAACCATCAACCTATTTCATGGAGTAATCCTGTGAAGTATCTTGGTGTGCAGGTAGATTCCAAGTTAAACTGGTCTAAGCATTGCAAGTATGCTGTCAGTAAGGGCACCAAGTCTTTGAACTATTTACGTAGATCAATGTTTGGTTGCAGCCGTGCAGCTAAGTGTGCCGCATACAAAGCTATCATCTGGCCAACGCTAGAGTATGCTGCAGTCGTATGGAATCCCCATAATTTGGGAGATAACCAACTGCTAGAGTCCCTACAAAAGCAGGCAGCTCGATGGATCTGTGGGAGTCGCTGGAGTCCATCTACCAGCTCTTGGACCATTTCTTCGAATGATTGTTGCtcccaacttcaccttccttctctccagtcaagacgaagtttcctttcggtcagtttcctcaatgacatatatcaccagcaaacatctattacatttaatagtcactgttcatttaattccatagcatctaccagaagtcaACATCTTTCACTAGTCCCTCCACAGTCCATCATTAATTCTAGGAGATATTCTTTTTTTGTTAACACAACTTTCTTCTGGAACACTGTGCCATTACATATCCTTGAAGACAGTAATCGAAAGTCTTTCCGgcatcacctttataattaacttcttaatcactgttttgtgttttgttgtgtactgtttagtttgtagtgtactgtaggtatatgtatgtttgttttttgtaggcggacaccttgtacaggctttgccttttgtgtatgccttcctttttggtaaattgataataataataataataaccaagATTTGCTCATTgttcaacaacgcaatcatgtcacgtgataaagtggtagtttcacatgtgacagcttgaggctgtggacacaaagtaatataataattatgtaatattattatagttacttttttttatgggtaatatgtaactgtaactaaatagttcagttgcaagtaatatgtaatatgtaactagttacttttaaaaagtaacttgcccaacactgaatgTTGATATAATACAACTTGTATAACCATATATAATCATTAAGATAGTCTGTATGataagtatatgtaataggacggatggctgtggtatttgggattaatagtgtgagcattataaacaggaaggaaatataTAGTGCTTGGCTTCGCcttgcactattttactccttcctgtttacaatgctagcactattaatcccaaataccacagccatccgtcctatagcaaattaatctgacaaccatagcaactgttactaggcaacagaaattcaaaaaatagccactgcaaaagaccaatcacacttagcaaccgtttCCTGGCAACTGTTGCTATGGTTTCAAGatgatgtttaccttagcaACCATATTGTGCCATACCTTGGGGgaatctatcactatggtaacaatagttatCAAAtcagacatttacttctaatataaacacaccacactattttagccaatcaaattagtattatagatttttgtcatgggaccttgacaaacaagtgatactaattctattggctaatcgcttgacgtatttcaatataatacgtcaagctgctattgagagtattatacagtaacacattcagttgttggattagtactagtaatagcatgggtagcagtgaaatttgggataaatatcacgagtgttgtattggaaatggggataaatttcacgaggcgaagccaagtgaaatttaccatttccaatacaacaagagtggtatttatcccaaatttcactgctacccatgctattcccagttaataccatactcgctgcatatgctgcattagctttgctatgtacgcaatttgtcactatgtactaaacacgcgtcgacactaattggcgctacattgttaacataaattctagctaatgaaattgcaattacaactttttcactgctgtcagtgaaatacgggataaatttcactgctactattgagacttttgtacgggcagtgaaacaggtatggtattataatTGTAATAGAGCTAGTAATGTCTTTATTATGAACACTGGAACTGACAATGTTTGGACCATTGGTACAAATTATGGTAATAAAATTGCTAATATGAACTTAACTGTAATTTGACCTGTGTATGGAACATGTTATTATAAATGAGAAATTTTCACAAATAAAAATTTGTACAATAGATTATGATGGCTTACATgcattaataataaaatttaataattgtGTGAGGAATAAAAATCTGTACAagtgtaatataacttattaatgGTTACTATGGTGATGTGTTAATGTTGTAGAGTACCACATAGGTGACTTCTAATTCTTGTATATTACATTTCCTCCTTGTACTATTGATGTGTTCAACTTCTCTCTTCACATTATCATTATCCACTAGTGTATTAGGAAGGTTCAGTGTAGTGATAGAGTTGTTATGGTGTAGGCTCCTCATTATTATTATGGCTGACTCTTCATCTATTGTATCATCACCATACAGGTTCAGTTTCTTTAGTGTCTTGCTATTAGTAATGGCTTGAACAATTGCTGTAGCTCCATCTTGACCAATAGCATTGTCACTCATGTTTAGTACCTCCAGTGAGGTGTTGTGTAGTAAACTGTTTGCAATTGCTTCAGCCCCTGTGGATGTGATGTTATTGTTAGTGATTTCCAATACTCTCAGTGTGTTGGTTTTTGTTATTCCTTTTGATATTATAACTGCTCCATCATCACCAAGTTTGTTCTTATTGATGTTCAACTCCTCCAAACAGGTCATCATATCAGATATTGCTGATGCTTCTTGTGCTGTGAGGCCATTACCCTTCATGTTTAACACTTTGACTGTGTTAGTGTTTATTACTGCAGTGGAGATGTCCCTCACATTAGTAATATTGTTATAACCTAACATCAGAGTATGTGGCTGGAGGTGAGTGATGATGTCACCAATGAGAGGTGATGATGTTCCAGTGAGGTGATTGTGTCTAAGATTAATTGTTGTTatttcttgtttgtttgttttatctccACAAAGGTAGTGGTGTAGTAGGTTGATACCATGATCTCCAATGTCACACTCATACAGGTTTAGTTCCTTCCATTTCCTGTTTAATCTTGATAAGAAGAATCCCAGGGACACCACCTGGTGTGGGAGGAGCCCGTCGGGACCAAGGTTAATTTTACCACTATCAAATGATTTGGACAAGATGTCACATAACTTGTCATCCTGAGCCTCTTGGAAACACTGGAACAAGTAGAGAACCTTTACTGGGTCCTTCAGGATGTGTTGTGAGATAGTTAGTTTGTTGGATATTTCCTGATCAGAAGTTGATCCTTGTTGGGATGGAGCAGTCATCTTTCCTGAGGTCACTTGTGTGTTAATATTAGTAGTAACATGTTCACTGTTGCTAGGATCATGATGACTAGATACAGGATGATACcccagttgttgttgttggtaAGAATGATACACATTGTGGTGTTCCATTAATGGTTGAGGGTAAGATGTGAAGTGTTGACCTCTTGATGATGTTAGTGGGTAGCTGACTAGTTGAGTTGGAGGAGTCAGTGAAGGGGAGCTAATGGATGATGGTTGTAGAGGATCAGACCAGTGTGACATCACAGGTGTGATGGTTGATGATGGATGATGTGTAGGAGTGATCTGATGATCTGATTTTGTTGAGTTATCATCACCAGATGATTGTGTTGTGTTGTCTTCAATACTATAATATTGGTCATTGTCTTCGTAATCATTATTGTTAAGTAATGAAATACTTTGTGACTGATGATCTTTGTATGAGAGATGGATACGTGTATTAGTGGAGTTGTCAAACCTTGATAGGTACTGTCTTAAAGAATTACTTTGTCCACTGGTTAAACCACAATACATGATCCACATGTTGGAGAGGCGGACACTCTTACTATCAGGATCAggttcatcatcatcaacatcattataTTCAGTAACAAGAAATGACTCCTTCATTAGTGTGTACACCTCATCCTCTGGTAAAGTTGCTACATATTTGACAGCAAAATATTCTTGTATTCCCAAGTGTAGGAAGTTGAAGGATTTGATTGGAGTACCAATTTCATCTGAACAATAACATTCAACAGATTGTAATAGTCCATAACAAGTGGGATCATCCCTGCACATGTCAGGTAAGTCATCCATTGTGAATACTATTTTGTCCTCTACAAGACCATCAAATGCAACTTTCTGTAGTTGTTGTAGTACTTGTTGGACTGGCTGTGGTAAGTGTTCCATTTTGTTGATGCGTTCATCCTCAGCAATCTTCTCTGCCCTCATAAGATGACGACAGACTGTGTGCAGGATGAAACTTGCAAACATTTCAGTGGCAGTTGGTGGCAGGGATCCTAGTAGACACAGGAATACTATGATTGCCATGTTTAATGGTATGTAACATATTGCATCAATATTGGGATATTGTTGAAAATGTCTCTTTagtgtttgtagtttagaagAAGTCTTCAAAGCATCATCAATGTATTGTTCCTTGCTAGATTTCTCAAATCCAAGAACTTCTATTCTTCTGTCAACATGTTGATGTAGACAAGCTGAAGCAGATGGTCTTGATGTCACCACTACACGTGCATTAGGTAGAGCGTCCCCTTCAATGAGTTTCCTAAAGAAAGATGTGGCACGTAGTTTATTACTGAGTTCATCGAATCCATCAATGATGAAGGTCACTCCAGCTCCATCAGTGGTGTGTAAGTAGCTCAAAACAGGTTGTACCTGATCAGCAGGTAGTGTATATTTCACCAGGTCTTCTGTGGTAGTGATCTTCTGTACATTGGGGTCCCTTAACATCAGTAATAGTAGCAGTTTATCTGATGTGAGCAGTTTATTGTTAGCCCACTGTAAACAGATCTCCTTAGCCAGTGTTGTCTTCCCAATTCCAGGGTGACCCTCTATTAGGATACTATTGAGACATTGATCATCTGAAGTGATAGGAGTGAATAGTTGATGGATATTTTCCAGTTTAATTGATGATGTTAGTTCAGAAATTTTGTGTATGTCTCCCTTAGTGCGTATCCTAGCTGCCATTGTTGTGTCTTGTTTAGCTTGTAACTGCTTAATTTTCTGATGTAATAAGGCTAAGTTGGTGAAGGAGTTAGCATGAAATGGAGGCCAAGGGTCTTGTTCTGTAGAAGATTTCACCAATCCTTTACGTCGGTACCTTGCCTTGATATTATCAGTAACCTGCTGTAACTGACCACTTCCTACAGGACCTACGCATGTACAGACATCATCAAGATGAAGCATTGTAGTACAGGACATGTATTATGtaaaacagccaatctgtatAGAAACAATGCACCCCACAAAAAAGGCAAgatgaaaaaaggtgtgaaatccaatgTGGTGGCCAAGACATAGCTTTGTTGGTAGATTAGTGACAATACCTTTAATAgcaacaatttaggtgaatatGTTGCCAAGATCAAGTGGCACCAAGTTCACCTTGTTATGTTGAATTTGTGACAACTCACCTTGCTTGAATTGTCACTAGTTAATATTTGTGTACAATTTTATTTGTTGCAAGCTTTTAACTTTTGTGGTGGAATATTCACCAACAAACCAGgtgtttgtttatgtacatACCGTAAACCGAGAAAGTTTCGCTGGGGAAAAGTTTCACGGTTAAGGCTTACTGAGACTATTTGTGGTGAAAGTTTCGCGGTAGAGCTTAAACACTGTTACGTATATAGTACACTGTAAATTATTGATTTAGCGGGGAAACTTTCGCGGTTTGCTTTGAAACCGCAAAAATGCAAAACTTTCACCCAGTGAATCTTTCCCCATTTACGGTAACAGCTTGTTGATTATTCATAACAGTTCAATCAGTTGCTTGTTCCCCTATACAACAAGTGTTTCTTCACTGTACATCACTGAGCAGTACAAAGCAACTACCTCGCTACCCTATTTCTCTATGAGCTTCGGGTACCTGAATAAAGACATGTAAGCAGCTACAAGAAAATGTATCTTTTCCATAAATTTCCTTAGCCATTCACCTTTTAGTGAACACTTAGTAGAACAAGTAATAAATGCGTAAGAGGAATTTAAACTCGCAAATTTATCACCTCATGAGATAAGTGTCATATAAGTTTACTTTCACACAAAATCTTGTCCACAAGACAATCCCACAATATGGTAGTATGTTTTGAGTTTAGTACCTACATCatgtagtgatgtgtgatatGCCTGA comes from Dysidea avara chromosome 4, odDysAvar1.4, whole genome shotgun sequence and encodes:
- the LOC136252613 gene encoding protein NLRC3-like isoform X1, encoding MAEVRINASGCDRPVLRDLVNHVLPLVTSQWYNLGLQLLDPKYAHELDTIEEDSKNDTKTCCRKMFSKWLTTDKLASWDKVIEALTLIELNNVASNIQQLLGKIDHSSTFDSTEEPVATERRRKKTKSKKEKNKRPVRTQSGPVGSGQLQQVTDNIKARYRRKGLVKSSTEQDPWPPFHANSFTNLALLHQKIKQLQAKQDTTMAARIRTKGDIHKISELTSSIKLENIHQLFTPITSDDQCLNSILIEGHPGIGKTTLAKEICLQWANNKLLTSDKLLLLLMLRDPNVQKITTTEDLVKYTLPADQVQPVLSYLHTTDGAGVTFIIDGFDELSNKLRATSFFRKLIEGDALPNARVVVTSRPSASACLHQHVDRRIEVLGFEKSSKEQYIDDALKTSSKLQTLKRHFQQYPNIDAICYIPLNMAIIVFLCLLGSLPPTATEMFASFILHTVCRHLMRAEKIAEDERINKMEHLPQPVQQVLQQLQKVAFDGLVEDKIVFTMDDLPDMCRDDPTCYGLLQSVECYCSDEIGTPIKSFNFLHLGIQEYFAVKYVATLPEDEVYTLMKESFLVTEYNDVDDDEPDPDSKSVRLSNMWIMYCGLTSGQSNSLRQYLSRFDNSTNTRIHLSYKDHQSQSISLLNNNDYEDNDQYYSIEDNTTQSSGDDNSTKSDHQITPTHHPSSTITPVMSHWSDPLQPSSISSPSLTPPTQLVSYPLTSSRGQHFTSYPQPLMEHHNVYHSYQQQQLGYHPVSSHHDPSNSEHVTTNINTQVTSGKMTAPSQQGSTSDQEISNKLTISQHILKDPVKVLYLFQCFQEAQDDKLCDILSKSFDSGKINLGPDGLLPHQVVSLGFFLSRLNRKWKELNLYECDIGDHGINLLHHYLCGDKTNKQEITTINLRHNHLTGTSSPLIGDIITHLQPHTLMLGYNNITNVRDISTAVINTNTVKVLNMKGNGLTAQEASAISDMMTCLEELNINKNKLGDDGAVIISKGITKTNTLRVLEITNNNITSTGAEAIANSLLHNTSLEVLNMSDNAIGQDGATAIVQAITNSKTLKKLNLYGDDTIDEESAIIIMRSLHHNNSITTLNLPNTLVDNDNVKREVEHINSTRRKCNIQELEVTYVVLYNINTSP